A DNA window from Procambarus clarkii isolate CNS0578487 chromosome 3, FALCON_Pclarkii_2.0, whole genome shotgun sequence contains the following coding sequences:
- the LOC138368166 gene encoding decreased expression in renal and prostate cancer protein-like: protein MWTQQYGPDTIDPAMWTRQCGPDNVDPTMWTRQCGPDNVDPTMWTRHYRPSNVDPTMWTQQYGPDTIDPAMWNRQCGPGNVDPAMWTRQCGPGNVDPAMWTRQCGPGNVDPAMWTRQCGPDNVDPTMWTRQCGPDNVDPTMWTRQCGPDNVDPTMWTRQCGPDNVDPTMWTRQCGPDNVDPTMWTQQCGPDTIDPAMWTQQCGPNNVDPTMWTRQCGPNNVDPTMWTRQCGPDNVDPTMWTQQCGPDNVDPTMWTRQYGQ from the coding sequence atgtggacccaACAATATGGACCCGACACTATagacccggcaatgtggacccgACAATGTGGACCCGACAATGTGGACCCGACAATGTGGACCCGACAATGTGGACCCGACAATGTGGACCCGACAATGTGGACCCGACACTATAGACCCAGCAATGTGGACCCGACAATGTGGACCCAACAATATGGACCCGACACTATAGACCCGGCAATGTGGAACCGGCAATGTggacccggcaatgtggacccggcaatgtggacccggcaatgtggacccggcaatgtggacccggcaatgtggacccggcaatgtggacccggcaatgtggacccggcaatgtggacccggcaatgtggacccgACAATGTGGACCCGACAATGTGGACCCGACAATGTGGACCCGACAATGTGGACCCGACAATGTGGACCCGACAATGTGGACCCGACAATGTGGACCCGACAATGTGGACCCGACAATGTGGACCCGACAATGTGGACCCGACAATGTGGACCCGACAATGTGGACCCGACAATGTGGACCCGACAATGTGGACCCAACAATGTGGACCCGACACTATagacccggcaatgtggacccaACAATGTGGACCCAACAATGTGGACCCGACAATGTGGACCCGACAATGTGGACCCAACAATGTGGACCCGACAATGTGGACCCGACAATGTGGACCCGACAATGTGGACCCGACAATGTGGACCCAACAATGTGGACCCGACAATGTGGACCCGACAATGTGGACCCGACAATATGGTCAATAG
- the LOC123760957 gene encoding trigger factor-like, whose translation MDGASEDGQLNPRKQNMEAPGTGSTPTRFRHPAKRHPAKRHPAKRHPAKRHPAKRHPAKRHPAKRHPAKRHPAKRNPAKRHPAKRHPAKRHPAKRHPAKRHPAKRHPAKRHSVKRNPAKQST comes from the exons ATGGACGGAGCTTCAGAAGACGGCCAGTTAAACCCACGGAAGCAAAATATGGAAGCTCCAGGAACCGGTTCAACTCCCACACGCTTT CGCCACCCTGCCAAGCGCCACCCTGCCAAGCGCCACCCTGCCAAGCGCCACCCTGCCAAGCGCCACCCTGCCAAGCGCCACCCTGCCAAGCGCCACCCTGCCAAGCGCCACCCTGCCAAGCGCCACCCTGCCAAGCGCAACCCTGCCAAGCGCCACCCTGCCAAGCGCCACCCTGCCAAGCGCCACCCTGCCAAGCGCCACCCTGCCAAGCGCCACCCTGCCAAGCGCCACCCTGCCAAGCGCCACTCTGTCAAGCGCAACCCTGCCAAGCAAAGCACCTAA